TAACTTAACTAGTTACCATGTGTGTGCCAGCCTGCAGTTCAATGTCTATTCTATGTGTGAGTGATGCTCTACGCTAGCAGGAATATTTAAAAATTAGTACTAAGTGTTCCTGATGATTTCTTGATCACATAACATCTTTCAATACTCATGAGAATTAAGGTACTTACCTGTGTGAACTGATAAAACTGCAATACAGAGATGATATCAGAGTCTTATAAAAATAGAAACTACCAATAACAATTACTAAATACTTATGTGAAGTAACTACTTACAACTTGGTGTTTCTTCTGCAAAATTAGATACAGTTCTAGTAATCTGTGTAATGGGGTCATCTCCGATTCGGTTTTCTTGAATATACGGTGATTTGTGAGTACTGGAAGAAGCACTATCACTGTTTGGCATAACAGATGACTCACAGGCAATCCTTTTTATTTTTGCCCGTTTACGAGCATtcctcctttttttctttattccaTCTATGGCAGAGTCAGTGTTTTTAGCAGGAGATACAGAACCCTTTCTTTTCCTAGATCTTGGTTGGCGCATTTCAGAATGAGCCTTCTGCTTAGTTTTATACCCATTTTCGTTACACAGATTTGATCCTGTTCTCCATTCATTTCCACGTctgatatttctctctctcttttcacctGTTCAATCACCAAAAAATGTTTAGAATTGCTTTTTGGTCCTCTCCACTTGTGCTTACCCACTCAAATTATCAAAGTAACTTCAATTAAAACAATTCAAAATTCAATAACAATTTACAAATGGTAACACTAACCCACATCTGTATAGTCTGAACAGCTGGAGTGGATTTTTTGACTGTTCTGTTTGAAGAATAGCTGCAAAACCAAGACAGAAAGCTAATATTACTTTTGGTGAATCACAGTaattaaccacacacacacacacacacacacacacacacacacagagagagagagagagagagagagagagagagagagagagagagagagagtgtgtagacATGGCAGTATGTCTGTCTAACTTCATAATATACATCACTCACAGATATGCAAATGACTAAAGTTACGATTTTGAAGTTCAAGGTATATACTGCATCAAAATCTAACATGATCTAAGGAATTTTCCACTTTCTGGTGAAGGCACTGGAACTCTACGTTAAGCTAGGTTGATGaccatgtaacacttttttttggagaaaaaacaCTTATTTCATCATCTTAATTTCATTTTCCGTTGTTCCTTAGTTGCATCAAAAGTTATAGATGTATGTcctgtctttgcaactaaatgaaagacagtttgttttttgccatacaCCTTTCACTTCTTTTATGTATGAAGCATCTTCATTGGTGATTTACAATGTTACTAATTCATTGTATATTATCCTGGATAGGTCTTTACTCAGTTTTCATAATCCATGTGGCcaattttcagctttttttttttttttgagcacatTTATTTCAACACTTCACCTGCACTGTTCACTCTGTACTGAATGTACAAAGTGAAAAGTGGAAGTGAAGTGTTGAAATAAATGTGGTCGAAAAACACTGAAAATCGGCTATCTGGCATATGGAGACCGAGTAAAGACATCTCCAGGATGACACACATGAACTAACAACACTGGTAATTGTTACTGAAGTTGCTccataaataaaagaagtgaaatacaTGGCAAATAACAATCTGCCTTTCAGTTAGCTGCGAAGATGGAACATACATCCAAGACGTATTTGATGGTTAACATTACGGTAAGCAGTGTAAGAatatgtaaatgtgtgtgtatttctgaACATGCAATACTTTAGAGGAATACAGACAGGAAGCTTTGTGAAGAAAGGGTTTAATTACACATTTTAGTTTCGTTTTGTTAACCTTCAGACTTACAACTCTAGAGAAAAGTTGTAGGATGTCACTAAGAGTTTGAAATGAGATGGAATTTCCCACACTGTTTAGGGCTTTGATGGCAAACATATGGTTTCACAGAACACACAAAACAGTGAAAACCGCTATGTCAATTGTAAGCACGATTTCAGAGTTCTTTTATTTACTCTTGTTGACACAAATGGCCTATAAATCATACTGCCTCATGAAACGTAATGGCCCATTGAGGCTTATTTAAATGGACAATTCCCGGTCTAATTCAGGAttgcacatgtaaacaaaatatgtaactcatccagaaaaacttataactgagaaaataactgtttaatctatttcagttcaaagtgtagaagctctgtaaatgaagggaataaTTCCCGTGAGGGGAGTCTCCAGTTATTAatagaaaatataaatgtattattgtaatttcttatttaaGAGTTTATTCTCGAAAGAATTAAGAGACATGTACTAATATCGTAGTGTACTTACTGTACTGAGCAGATAAaatgaaacattccatgtgggaaaaatatatctaaaaacaaagatgatgtaccttaccaaacgaaagcgttggcatgttgatagacacacaaacaaacacaaacacacgcacaaaattcaagcttttgcaaccaacggttgcttcatcaggaaagagggaaggagagggaaagatgaaaggatgtggggtttaagggagagggtaaggagttattccaaccctgggagtggaaagacttaccttaggggaaaaaaggacagatattcactcgcgcatacacacacatatccatccgcacatatacagacacaagcagacatttgtaaaggcctatatataatagagggaaacattccacgtgggaaaaatatatctaaaaacaaagatgctgtaacttaccgaacgaaagcattggtatgttgatagagacaataacaaaaacacacacacacacacacacacacacacacacacacacaaatttcgagcttttgcaacccacggttgcttcatcagaaaagagggaaggagagggaaagacgaaaggatgtgggttttaaggaagaaggtaaggagtcattccagtcccgggagcggaaagacgtaccttagggagaaaaagggacaggtatacactcacacaagatgtctgcttgtgtctgtatatttgcggatcgatgtgtgtgtgtgtgtgtgtgtgtgtgtgcgcgcgagtgtatacctgtcctttttccccctaaggtaagtcatccccctcccgggattggaatgactccttaccctctcccttaaaacccacatcctttcgtctttccctctccttccctctttcctgatgaatcaaccgttggttgcgaaagcttgaattttgtgtatgtttgtgtgcctttcaacatgccagtgcttttgtttggtaagtcacatcatcttatagagggaaacattccacgtaggaaaaatatatctaaaaacaaagatgatgtgacttaccaaatgaaagtgctggcaggtcgacagacacacaaacaaacacaaacatacacacaaaattcaagctttagcaacaaactgttgcctcatcaggaaggagggaaggagagggaaagacgaaaggatgtgggttttaagggagagggtaaggagtcattccaatcccgggagcggaaagacttaccttagggggaaaaaaggacgggtatacactcgcacacacacacatatccatccacacatatacagacacaagcagacatatttaaagacaaagagtttgggcagagatgtcagtcgaggcagaagtgcagaggcaaagatgttgttgaatgacaggtgaggtatgagtggcggcaacttgaaattagcggagattgaggcctggtggataacgggaagagaggatatattgaagagcaagttcccatctccggagttcggataggttggtgttagtgggaagtatccagataacccggatggtgtaacactgtgccaagatgtgctggccgtgcaccaaggcatgtttagccacagggtgatcctcattaccaacaaacactgtctgcctgtgtccattcatgcgaatggacagtttgttgctggtcattcccacatagaatgcgtcacagtgtaggcaggtcagttggtagatcacgtgggtgctttcacacgtggctctacctttgatcgtgtacaccttccgggttacaggactggagtaggtggtggtgggagggtgcatgggacaggttttacaccgggggcagttacaagggtaggaaccagagggtagggaagatggtttggggatttcatagggatgaactaagaggttacaaaggttagatggacgacggaaagacactcttggtggagtggggaggatttcatgaaggatggatctcatttcagggcaggattcgaggaagtcgtatccctgctggagagccacattcagagtctggtccagtcccggaaagtatcctgtcacaagtgcggcacttttgtggttcatctgtgggaggttctgggtttgagaggatgaggaagtggctctggtcatttgcttctgtagcaggtcgggagggtagttgcggtatgcgaaagctgttttcaggttgttggtgtaatgcttcagggattccggactggagcagattcgtttgccacgaagacctaggctgtagggatgggaccgtttgatgtggaatgggtggcagctgtcgtaatggaggtactgtcgcttgttggtgggtttgatgtggacggacatgtgaagctggccattggacaggtggaggtcaacatcaaggaaagtggcatgggatttggagtaggaccaggtgaatctgatggaaccaaaggagttgaggttggagaggaaatgctggagttcttcttcactgtgagtccagatcatgaagatgtcatcaataaatctgtaccaaactttgggttggcagccctgggtaaccaagaaggcttcctctaagcgacccatgaataggttggcgtacgaaggggccatcctggtacccatggctgttccctttaattgttggtatgtctggccttcaaaagtgaagaagttgtgggtcaggatgaagctggcgaaggtaatgaggaaagtggttttaggtagggtggcaggtgatcggtgtgaaaggaagtgctccatcgcagcgaggccctggacgtgcgggatatttgtgtataaggaagtggcatcaatggttacaaggatggtttctgggggtaacggattgggtaaggattccaggcgttcgagaaagtggttggtgtctttgatgaaggatgggagactgcacgtaatgggttgaaggtgatgatctacgtaggcagagatacgttctaagggggcttggtaaccagctacaatggggcggccgggatgattgggtttgtgaattttaggaagaaggtagacggtaggggtgcggggtgtcggtggggtcaggaggttgatggagtcaggtgaaaggttttgtagggggcctaaggttctgaggattccttgaagctccgcctggacgtcaggaatgggattaccttggcataTGTAGTGTTGtatgaaagctgacgcagtccctcagccacatactcccgacgatcacgtaccacagtcgtggaacccttgtccgctggaagaatgatgacttcctcaaatcctgccctgaaatgagatccatccttcatgatatcctccccactccaccaagagtgtcttaccgctgtccacctaaccttcgtaacctcttagttcatccctatgaaatccacaaaccaccttccctaccctctggctcctacccttgtaaccgcccccggtgtaaaacctgtcccatgcaccctcctaccaccacctactccagtcctgtaacccggaaggtgtacacgatcaaaggcagagccacatgtgaaagcaaccacgagatttaccaactgacctgcctacactgtgaagctttctatgtgggaatgaccagcaacaaactgtccattcgcatgaacagacacaggcagacagtgtttgttggtaatgaggttcaccctgtggctaaacatgcctcagTGCatgaccagcacatcttggcacagtgttacaccgtccgggttatctggatacttcccactaatacccacctgtcagaactccggagatgggaactttcccttcagtatatcctctcttctcgttatccgccaggccacaacctccgctaatttcaagttgccgccactcatacctcacctgtctttcaaaaacatctttgcctctgtacttccatctcgactgacatctctgcccaaactctttgcctttacaaatgtctgcttctgtctgtgtatgtgcagatggatatgtgtgtgtgtgcgagtgtatacccgtccttttttccccctaaggtaagtctttccgctcccgggattggaatgattccttaccctctcccttaaaacccacatcctttcttctttccctctccttccctctttcctgatgaagcaaccgttggttgcgaaagcttaaattttgtgtgtatttttgtgtgtctatcgacctgccagcgcttttgtttggtaagtcacatcatctttgtttttatatatatatataaaaatggaaggaaacattccacgtgggaaaaattatatataaaaacaaagatgaggtgacttaccgaacaaatgcgctggcaggtcgatagacacacaaacaaacacaaacatacacacaaaattcaagctttcgcaacaaactgttgcctcatctttcctgatgaggcaacagtttgttgcgaaagcttgaattttgtgtgtatgtttgtgtttgtttgtgtgtctatcgacctgccagcgcttttgttcggtaagtcacctcatctctatatatatatatatatatatatatatatatatatatatatatatatatatatatatatatatatatatatatatatatatatatatatatatataaaattttaattgttaattaatcaaattttcatcttaaacaatgccgaggattgttcgggattgttaagaaagtataaaggGTGGCTGCCATGTTGGCAGAGgggagtcagtctggttttgggttttgagcagtgagcatgtagctgctccttttgtattgtaagtattgttttcCATtgtaatagtactttaattttgttttaaggtacaataaatatgttttaaaataACGTGATACaagatgatttttaattttaacttttctgaAGTTGAAATTTTACAGTAACTGTCTCCAGGACTTTTGCAGCGACAGAATGCCTGATACGATGAGTAAAACAACCCCTGAAAATGTTTTACTCATAAAGGAACCAAAAGGGTTCACCACTTAAAGGTCCCCAGAACCATTTCTCTCCTTCAACATGTACTCATGGGAAGTACAAATGAAGGAATCTATTTTATTCAGGTTTAACTTTTCTTCTTTACAGGTTGTTCTTATTTGTGAGGAACTTCTGACAGTAATTTTGTTTAACACTGGCTTCATAATTGGCAAAACTAACCAAACACAAGTAAGCAAATGCACGATAAAACTTTTCAATTTTCAGGTTCTTCTCATTAGATTACCTGGCCAGAGTGCTAACAGACTTGCAACTACTGCATGTCTCCCCGACTGGAATCGGAAGATTCCTGTGCTTGCACATGGTTGCTCGCATGCACGAGCAGAGGCATGTGTGAACTTTGAACTATACCATATATTCCCTCGCCCTTTGGAACAACAGATGCATGAGCCTAGTGAACACAAAAAGTTGAACAGCTGTAAATGGATCTTTAATGTTAGGCACTACTGGGTAAAGTCCATGGAGATAAAGGTTAAGTGTTGGGGTGGATAGTGGGAACACAGAAATGGAGGAAGAGTCTGGTGTGAGGGCAGGGCTGTAGTATGAAGAGgagaagagatagggaaagatggggaaggaagagggaatGGGGAGTCCTGATTTGGAGTGGGATAGGTGGGTCAGAGTATGGTCGATTTGGATAAATATCCAAGCAGATTTCATTGTCTGTGAAGTGGAGTCCACGGAACACGCAGATTAGGCTATGGAGTAGAGCACGTCATCTCAGCCCTCAGACTTGCTCGTAAGCTCCTCGCCACGGTGTCGCACACCCTCAGGCACAATGTGCGATGGGCCAAGAGCCGTAGACAGCCTGTGTATTCCCACTGTGCTCTTACTGCTCGTAAGACACATTAGCAATTGAGTACTGTTTGTCACAGTGAAGTGCTATGACAACAATGAAGGATGTTCTATAAAAGTAGAATGTACAAGGTAACTTTTATAGAAAACAGATGAGACATGCCTTGTACATTCTACTGGGCATACCTGGAATGTTTTCAGCTTGGATAATTTCAAGCTACGGCACtgctgggtgggtgtgggtgggggtAGTTCACCTGGAAAGACAATGTCGACTTTGATAGGATGATGGCTTATTCCATCTGggtgatagtagatgtactgacaatGCTTTCAATGCCATACACCAACATATAGTGTAGTGTGGTAGCTAACAGAGTGCCATTCCTTTAATAGAAAATGCTCACAGCCAAAAGGTTCAGTGTGATGCAACCATgtgaagcaggcaaccatgccatagaTATGCACTCTTGCTTCCTACAACCGAGTGAGTttggaaggggtcaaattgtggccttccaagtgacAAGATGGTCTTTTGGAGAATTGCCATACAAGCTGAACATGCTGTgacaaacgcacaacgatactgactatcagtggtcatgtgaacattctcgcACCCATAGATGAGGCTCTGGATGTCCAAGTAGCACAGATGCCCACCAAGATgatcatattgtaagggcagcagtggcagattattcagctatcacagcacagatcagagggcttgtgagcccagatgtgtcaacatgaactgttgcaaactggttattagcagtgggactatgagCTTGCACACCTCTcattcacctttgatgtttctggaggggatgctaaccagtgctcggtatgtgcagaatgtggTTAGACCCAGTCTTTTTTACAAACAAGAAAGGTGGTGTGTTGTCCTAATAGGACAATGCCCACCCAcaaactgcccatgaaactcaatgtgctctgcaagaggtGCAGCCACTTCTATGGCCTGCATGATCTGCAGACTTGGCTCCAATCAAGCACATGAGGGATACGATGGAATGAGAAGTAACTTAAGCAACCTATCAACCAAGAACTCTCACAGAACTATGTGAACTGGTtgagcaggcatggcataacatGTCCCATGACAATATTCAGCAACTGTATGATTTACTGGACACCAGAATCAGTGTCTTCATTGCCACACATAGAGGCTACACCATGtattaatatgggtgtttcagagtGGCTCAATACCCAGAACCTCAGAATCGCTTCTGCTActgatctataaatgtaatcatttcatatattccatatgcactgttgcgacAATAAATCTTGAGCACATTCCACACCAATGTTAACAGATTTTCCCAAAGTTTTCCTCCTCCACTCTTACAACCCTTTCAAATGAACAAGTTGAAGTTTACTCTTACAGCTCTTATAGTGTCTGAAGGCGATTGATGGGGCGGATAGTGGGAACAAAGAAAGGAAGATGGAGATTGGTGAGTGGACAGAGCCTTAGAATGAAGAGAAGAGGGGATAGGGAAAGGTGGAACTCATGCATTTCTTCTACACATAACCATACTTAAGTTAAATTATCTCAGTTACATATAAAGCAAGAAGTTCTGTTATTGTTCAAGGTTCGGGAATATCGCTAGGGTTTTTTGTAAAATGAAGTTAAAATCAAATCTGgaacacaaaaaaagttttgataacatgttgttgttgttgtcttcagtcctgagactggtttgatgcagttctccatgctactctatcctgtgcaagcttcttcatctcccagtacttactgcaacctacacccttctgaatctgcttagtgtattcatctcttggtctccctctacgatttttactctccacgctaccctccaatgctaaatttgtgatcccttgatgcctcagaacatgtcctaccaaccggtcccttcttcttgtcaagctgtgccacaaactcctcttctccccaattctattcaatacctcctcattagttatgtgatctacccatctaatcttcaccattcttctgtagcaccacatttcgaaagcttctattctcttcttgtccaaactatttatcgtccatgtttcactcccatacatggctacactccacacaaatactttcagaaacgacttcctgacacttaaatctatactcaatgttaacaaatttctcttcttcataaacgccttgccagtctacattttatttcccctctacttcgaccatcatcagttattttgctccccaaatagcaaaactcctttactactttaagtgtctcatttcctaatctaattccctcagcattacccgacttaatctgactacattccattatcctcgttttgcttttgttgatgttcatcttatatcctcctttcaagacactgcccattccgttcaactgctcttccaagtcctttgctgtctctgacagaactacaatgtcatcggcgaacctcaaagtttttatttcttctccatggactttaatacctactccgaatttttattttgtttcctttactgcttgctcaatatacagattgaataacatcggggagaggctacaaccctgtctcactcccttcccaactgctgcttccctttcatgcccctcgactcttataacttgccttctggtttctgtacaaattgtaaatagcctttcgctccctgtattttacccctgccacctttagaatttgaaagagaatattccagtcaacattgtcaaaagctttctctaagtctacaaatgctagaaatgtaggtttgcctttccttaatctattttctacgataagtcgtagtgtcagtattgcctcacgtgttccaatatttctgcggaatcctaactgatcttcgccgaggatggcttctaccagtttttccattcgtctgtaaagaattcgcgttagtattttgcagctgtgacttattaaactgatagttcggtaattttcacattcttcttgaagtctgagggtatttcaccagtctcatacatcttgctcaccagatggtagagttttgtcaggactggctctcccaaggccgtcagtagttccaatggaatgttgtctactcccggggccttgtctcgactcaggtctttcagtgctctgtcaaactcttcacgcagtgatAACATATTATGGAAAAACATAACATGATAACATATTTAGGAAAAAGGTAGCCTTGGATTTCAtcaaaattttgaataatatttctCATTTACTGCAGTTTCAGCTTGGGACCATTACGGGAGTAATCACCATTGTAT
This DNA window, taken from Schistocerca piceifrons isolate TAMUIC-IGC-003096 chromosome 4, iqSchPice1.1, whole genome shotgun sequence, encodes the following:
- the LOC124796297 gene encoding uncharacterized protein LOC124796297 isoform X2, producing the protein MRVFLLCLFATQHLCYMSNEFRRRMWRAQESCSTFERQHEYHRSPRDRSVGPDQRCSRYRSRSVGPELGYQRTYDTDSRRNTNSGENKLFFKQNSQKIHSSCSDYTDVGEKRERNIRRGNEWRTGSNLCNENGYKTKQKAHSEMRQPRSRKRKGSVSPAKNTDSAIDGIKKKRRNARKRAKIKRIACESSVMPNSDSASSSTHKSPYIQENRIGDDPITQITRTVSNFAEETPSSVTRNGNDQSASRNWQLTPFEDIPLNRSLTPLSGITRTVLNANAERTHSHKGPPGR